In the Vibrio gigantis genome, one interval contains:
- a CDS encoding sensor domain-containing diguanylate cyclase, whose protein sequence is MSSINFESTYGVITIQDMNVVSVDANYARIYGYQSPEELLSNIDSFLDLIPEEFHVLAYQNYLETISGQCDPQVHTYTNVDRAGREFTVFSIDHVTEWQGRPALQVTVIDLSPAIQLQSMMRKQDQMYQDMIMKSGQGILVHRDFKPLMVNQSWVNLQGGKSIEQVLQLDSILDLVPKQNVENIYQRYQAVISGEPSGTSNVVENIGLDGVHRFFNIYDNAIIWEGQPAVQVVLEDVTQKVMLEKQLVHQAHYDEMTDLLNRRAIYEWFREHMASESHLVCMLLDIDDFKSINDTYGHMVGDEVICALANITKRNAEKVGGVAGRWGGEEFIIFIPDSSLEAVHDVSEQIRQQFNQVEFRIDERVRFNVSVSIGISDSRACEGGVTIDALVNLTDQSLYRAKANGKNCVDGDMVVL, encoded by the coding sequence ATGTCTTCAATAAATTTCGAATCCACGTACGGTGTAATAACTATTCAAGATATGAATGTAGTTAGTGTTGATGCTAATTATGCTCGTATTTATGGATATCAATCACCAGAAGAACTACTTTCCAATATAGATAGCTTTCTCGATCTCATACCTGAAGAGTTTCACGTTCTCGCTTACCAAAATTACCTTGAAACGATCAGTGGTCAATGCGATCCCCAAGTGCACACCTATACCAATGTTGATCGTGCTGGCAGAGAGTTCACTGTGTTTTCAATTGACCATGTAACTGAGTGGCAAGGTAGGCCTGCATTACAAGTGACTGTGATCGATCTGAGTCCTGCTATTCAATTGCAGAGTATGATGCGTAAACAAGATCAGATGTATCAAGACATGATTATGAAATCAGGGCAGGGGATATTGGTGCACCGAGATTTCAAACCTTTAATGGTGAATCAATCTTGGGTGAACCTGCAAGGTGGTAAGTCGATAGAACAGGTATTACAACTCGATTCTATTCTTGATTTGGTGCCAAAACAAAACGTAGAAAACATCTATCAACGTTATCAAGCCGTGATATCGGGTGAACCTTCAGGCACCAGTAATGTGGTTGAGAATATCGGTTTAGACGGCGTCCATCGCTTCTTTAATATCTATGACAATGCGATTATTTGGGAAGGTCAGCCAGCCGTACAGGTTGTGCTTGAAGATGTCACCCAAAAGGTCATGTTGGAAAAGCAGCTCGTTCATCAAGCGCATTACGATGAGATGACGGATTTGCTAAATCGCAGAGCCATTTATGAGTGGTTTAGAGAGCACATGGCCTCTGAGAGTCATCTTGTGTGTATGCTGCTTGATATCGATGATTTTAAATCTATTAATGATACTTACGGTCACATGGTCGGCGATGAGGTGATTTGTGCCTTGGCGAATATTACCAAGCGCAATGCAGAGAAAGTTGGCGGGGTGGCAGGCCGCTGGGGTGGTGAAGAGTTTATTATATTTATCCCAGATTCGTCTCTTGAAGCTGTGCATGATGTTTCTGAACAAATCCGCCAACAGTTCAATCAAGTCGAGTTCAGAATTGACGAGCGAGTTCGGTTTAATGTGAGTGTCAGTATCGGAATAAGTGATAGTAGAGCATGTGAAGGCGGCGTGACGATTGATGCCTTGGTTAATCTAACCGATCAATCACTCTATCGAGCTAAAGCAAATGGTAAAAACTGCGTAGATGGAGATATGGTTGTGCTCTAG
- a CDS encoding DUF2797 domain-containing protein, whose protein sequence is MSLLAKGTLKKMSASLDGAVTYRLPVGEEFVELNPLIGKTINLTHTGNIFCCSCGKKTKKSYSQGHCFVCMKKLASCDMCIMKPETCHYDEGTCREPEWGEANCMVDHFVYLSNTSSLKVGITRHTQIPTRWIDQGATQGLPILKVKTRQISGLIEVELAKHIADKTNWRTLLKGDGDDMELVEKAKELLPLVEDKIQEIKAKFGDDAIEVLSENITSLSYPVEQHPVKIVSHNFDKNPEVSGVLQGIKGQYLILDTGVINIRKFGSYEVEVSA, encoded by the coding sequence ATGTCTTTATTAGCAAAAGGAACACTCAAGAAGATGAGTGCTTCCCTTGATGGTGCGGTTACTTACCGTTTACCTGTAGGTGAAGAGTTTGTAGAGCTAAACCCTCTGATTGGTAAAACCATCAACCTGACTCACACTGGTAATATTTTTTGCTGCTCTTGTGGTAAGAAAACGAAGAAAAGCTACTCTCAAGGCCACTGCTTTGTCTGCATGAAAAAGCTGGCAAGTTGCGACATGTGCATCATGAAGCCAGAGACTTGCCACTACGATGAAGGCACTTGTCGTGAGCCTGAGTGGGGCGAAGCAAACTGCATGGTTGATCACTTCGTTTACCTATCAAACACATCAAGCCTAAAGGTGGGTATCACTCGTCATACGCAGATCCCGACCCGTTGGATTGACCAAGGCGCAACACAAGGCCTACCAATCCTTAAGGTTAAGACTCGCCAAATCTCTGGCCTGATCGAAGTTGAACTAGCAAAACACATCGCCGATAAAACGAATTGGCGCACGCTGTTAAAAGGCGATGGCGACGACATGGAACTCGTAGAGAAAGCAAAAGAGCTGCTTCCACTGGTTGAGGACAAAATCCAAGAGATCAAAGCGAAGTTTGGTGACGATGCTATCGAAGTATTGAGTGAGAACATCACTTCACTAAGCTACCCAGTAGAGCAGCACCCAGTGAAGATTGTGTCGCACAATTTTGATAAGAACCCTGAAGTATCAGGCGTACTTCAAGGTATTAAAGGCCAATATCTAATCTTAGATACGGGCGTGATTAACATCCGTAAGTTTGGTTCTTACGAAGTTGAGGTTTCTGCTTAG
- a CDS encoding type 1 glutamine amidotransferase domain-containing protein encodes MKKILIPVTNHATLGDTDQANGTYAPELTHALKEIMAAGFEYDIASINGGKAPLYGTDIEGDTVNADILANDEFQNRINNTIPVSQINAESYDAIFYPGGFGLLSDLATNEQFASIAAKHYEEGGIVAAVCHGPAALLPIVLSNGETLLSSKSVTGFTREEEIDFGTINDIPFLLEESLARGAARFNKVQPWQELVIVDERVITGQNPTSAHAVGVAIVEHLS; translated from the coding sequence ATGAAGAAAATACTAATTCCAGTAACTAACCACGCAACACTTGGCGATACCGACCAAGCTAACGGCACTTACGCTCCTGAACTTACCCACGCTCTTAAAGAGATCATGGCTGCTGGATTCGAATACGACATCGCTTCTATCAATGGTGGCAAAGCGCCGCTATACGGTACTGATATTGAAGGAGATACGGTTAATGCTGATATCTTGGCGAATGATGAGTTCCAAAACCGCATTAACAACACAATTCCAGTAAGCCAAATCAATGCAGAAAGCTATGATGCGATCTTCTATCCTGGTGGATTTGGCCTGCTTTCAGACTTAGCAACTAATGAACAGTTCGCTAGCATCGCAGCGAAGCATTATGAAGAGGGTGGTATTGTCGCAGCGGTATGTCACGGCCCAGCCGCCCTGCTACCTATCGTACTGAGCAACGGCGAAACACTTCTGAGCTCTAAATCGGTAACTGGCTTTACACGTGAAGAAGAAATCGACTTTGGCACCATCAACGACATTCCATTCCTACTGGAAGAGTCGCTAGCTCGTGGCGCAGCGCGTTTCAATAAAGTTCAACCTTGGCAAGAGCTTGTGATTGTTGATGAACGAGTAATTACAGGTCAAAACCCGACAAGTGCACACGCTGTGGGTGTCGCAATTGTTGAGCATCTTTCTTAA
- a CDS encoding LysR family transcriptional regulator has product MDSFEGINEFVAVAECHGFSAAAKQLGCSTSHVSRQVSRLEERVGVALLARSTRMVSLTESGHTYYQQCKDLVIGLQQANEQVTSQQTQLSGTLRVSAAGAFAENHVAAALMAFAKDHPDLTIEMNFNTKMVNFIEDGIDFAIRYGRLDDSGLVARKLVDRPMAAAASKGYIDQYGTPTHPEQLKQHSCIIANSDQWLFEENGKPLNAVRVHGRWRSNNSSAVLKACEEGLGIVYLPKSSFNGGLANGKLLPVLEEYWGSGTSSWVVYQNRRFLPQRARLAIDFLISYFSDWNE; this is encoded by the coding sequence ATGGATAGCTTTGAAGGGATTAATGAATTCGTTGCGGTTGCCGAATGCCACGGTTTTTCTGCAGCCGCCAAGCAGTTAGGTTGCAGTACCAGCCATGTGAGTCGACAAGTTTCAAGGTTAGAAGAGAGAGTCGGTGTGGCTCTGCTTGCCCGTTCAACACGTATGGTGAGTTTGACTGAGTCTGGGCATACGTACTACCAACAGTGCAAAGATTTAGTGATTGGTCTGCAACAAGCGAATGAGCAAGTTACGTCTCAGCAAACTCAGCTGAGCGGTACATTGCGTGTCAGTGCAGCGGGCGCTTTTGCAGAGAACCATGTTGCGGCGGCGCTGATGGCGTTTGCCAAAGATCATCCCGATCTGACCATTGAAATGAACTTCAATACCAAGATGGTGAACTTTATTGAAGACGGTATCGACTTCGCGATTCGTTACGGTCGGTTGGATGACTCTGGGCTGGTGGCAAGAAAGTTGGTTGATCGTCCTATGGCAGCGGCGGCGAGCAAAGGGTATATCGATCAATATGGCACACCCACTCATCCAGAACAGTTAAAACAACACAGCTGTATTATTGCCAATAGTGATCAATGGTTGTTTGAAGAAAATGGAAAACCGTTGAATGCCGTAAGAGTACATGGACGTTGGAGAAGTAATAATTCAAGCGCGGTACTGAAAGCTTGTGAAGAAGGGCTTGGCATTGTTTACCTTCCAAAAAGCAGCTTCAATGGCGGTCTTGCCAATGGAAAATTGCTCCCAGTATTAGAAGAGTATTGGGGATCAGGCACCAGCAGTTGGGTCGTATATCAAAACCGTCGTTTTTTACCCCAGAGAGCGCGACTGGCGATCGACTTCTTAATCTCCTATTTTTCGGATTGGAATGAATAG